One window from the genome of Choloepus didactylus isolate mChoDid1 chromosome 2, mChoDid1.pri, whole genome shotgun sequence encodes:
- the LOC119519575 gene encoding olfactory receptor 2A12-like: protein MWILTGQNQSWVSEFILLGFSSDPTANRILFIVFLLLYLSSVLGNGLVITLICLDSHLHTPMYFFLCILSLLDMAYVTTTIPQMLVHLLAASKTISFAGCWLQMYVFGALGLTECTFFVVMAYDRYVAICYSLSYTVILTWDLCMWLAAGTWAFGFFFSLIHTFLTMRLPYCGPNIINHYFCEGPSVRSLACMDTHLIEMVDLVISVFVIVAPLSLILVSYIHIALAILKIKSTQGRCKAFSTCASHLTVVTFFYAPASYIYMRPNSSYSSERDKQIAFLYNVLTALLNPVVYSLRNKDIKMAFLKMMGHGKVAW from the coding sequence ATGTGGATACTAACAGGGCAGAACCAAAGCTGGGTTTCTGAATTTATTCTCCTTGGCTTCTCCAGTGACCCAACAGCCAACAGGATCCTCTTCATTGTCTTCCTTCTTCTCTACCTGAGCTCAGTTCTGGGAAATGGGCTCGTCATCACCCTGATCTGCCTGGACTCACATCTCCAcactcccatgtacttcttcctctgtaTTCTCTCCTTGTTGGACATGGCCTATGTCACGACCACTATACCCCAAATGCTGGTGCACCTTCTTGCTGCCTCCAAGACCATCTCCTTTGCAGGCTGTTGGCTGCAGATGTATGTGTTTGGTGCCCTGGGCTTGACTGAGTGCACCTTCTTTGTGGTCATGGCCTATGACCGATATGTGGCCATTTGCTACTCACTGAGTTATACTGTTATCCTTACCTGGGACCTGTGCATGTGGCTGGCAGCTGGGACCTGGgcctttggtttctttttctctctaatcCATACCTTCCTCACCATGAGGCTGCCCTACTGTGGGCCCAACATCATCAACCACTACTTCTGTGAAGGCCCCTCAGTACGGAGCTTGGCTTGTATGGACACCCACCTCATCGAGATGGTGGACCTGGTCATCAGTGTCTTTGTGATTGTTGCCCCACTCTCCCTCATTCTGGTCTCCTACATACATATTGCTCTGGCCATTCTCAAGATCAAGTCCACCCAGGGCCGCTGCAAAGCCTTCTCAACCTGTGCTTCCCACTTGACTGTGGTCACATTCTTCTATGCTCCAGCCTCCTACATCTACATGAGACCCAACTCCAGCTACTCCTCTGAGCGTGACAAGCAGATTGCTTTCCTTTACAATGTCCTCACTGCTCTGCTTAACCCTGTGGTCTACAGTCTAAGAAACAAGGACATCAAGATGGCTTTTCTCAAGATGATGGGGCATGGTAAGGTGGCCTGGTGA